The following proteins come from a genomic window of Puntigrus tetrazona isolate hp1 chromosome 15, ASM1883169v1, whole genome shotgun sequence:
- the pxylp1 gene encoding 2-phosphoxylose phosphatase 1 isoform X1 yields MYGRWTGVRTNHGTMLARSRFMLVLVVGALLAVLSLSLQYLHLIPTNPVAEQRSLGKSRKRVNPVLHTEPPAPDPIRDTHQYCNYPNLTEHGWEGHSPADYRLLSVHVMIRHGDRFPLYSIPKTKKPAIDCVLSEKRKPSHPLLASFIGHMALGGRGHWDASLGSLPRLPNHSTCEMGELTQTGVVQHLKNGDHLRQAYIKRHNLLTADWSPRQLWVETTGKSRTLQSGLAFLFGFLPRFDWSRLTVRQQWSTLFCGSSCDCPARNRYLDHEQRRQYRQRTADTELERTYVTMAKMLGVATKILRAANPVDALLCHFCHGLPFPCSSAKTTSNAPDEGACLTLQHFAVIRRQQKDDELERRGAGLYRRYAVLAAHPYLNRTATRMERIARGSQARKGKEEAAFALASAHDVTMAPLLSALGLEGAGFPKFAARLVFELWNGPEAKDRDRKSDRKRGKGLENAFIRVLYNGEDLTFDTAFCRGHNRHSAQPLCPLGNFLSFVRNDMFNIVNATSYQQACHQIVL; encoded by the exons ATGTATGGCCGATGGACAGGCGTCCGAACCAATCACGGGACAATGCTGGCACGGAGCCGTTTCATGCTGGTGCTGGTGGTGGGCGCGCTGCTGGCCGTGCTGAGTTTGAGCCTGCAGTATT TGCACCTCATTCCAACCAATCCGGTGGCAGAGCAAAGATCGCTCGGTAAAAGCAGAAAGCGGGTGAATCCGGTCCTCCACACGGAGCCTCCCGCCCCAGACCCAATCCGAGACACTCACCAGTACTGCAATTACCCCAACCTCACGGAGCACGGCTGGGAGG gTCACAGTCCGGCTGACTACAGGCTGCTGTCCGTACATGTGATGATCCGGCATGGAGACCGCTTCCCTCTGTACTCCATCCCCAAAACCAAGAAGCCTGCCATAGACTGTGTCCTATCAGAGAAGAG AAAGCCCTCTCACCCCCTCCTGGCCTCCTTTATTGGTCACATGGCTCTGGGTGGGCGTGGTCACTGGGACGCATCACTGGGTTCTCTGCCCCGGTTACCCAATCACAGCACCTGTGAAATGGGAGAGCTTACACAGACag GAGTCGTACAGCACTTAAAAAACGGCGATCATCTTCGTCAGGCTTACATCAAGCGCCACAATCTGCTCACTGCTGATTGGTCGCCGCGGCAGTTGTGGGTGGAGACTACAGGTAAAAGCCGCACCCTTCAGAGTGGACTGGCCTTCCTCTTCGGCTTCCTGCCACGTTTCGATTGGTCACGGCTGACGGTAAGACAGCAGTGGAGTACTCTGTTCTGCGGTTCCTCGTGCGACTGTCCCGCTCGCAACCGGTACCTGGACCATGAGCAGCGCAGGCAGTATCGGCAGAGGACTGCAGACACAGAACTGGAGCGTACGTACGTCACCATGGCGAAGATGTTGGGCGTGGCCACAAAAATCCTGAGGGCGGCCAATCCGGTGGATGCGTTGCTGTGTCACTTTTGTCACGGCCTTCCTTTTCCGTGCTCTAGCGCAAAGACTACGTCAAACGCTCCGGATGAGGGGGCGTGTCTCACGCTACAGCACTTTGCTGTGATTCGCCGGCAGCAGAAGGATGACGAGCTGGAGCGGCGGGGGGCCGGGCTTTACCGGCGATACGCTGTGCTCGCGGCGCATCCGTACCTCAACCGCACCGCCACGCGGATGGAGAGGATCGCCAGGGGAAGCCAGGCGCGCAAAGGCAAGGAAGAGGCGGCCTTCGCTTTAGCGTCTGCTCACGACGTCACAATGGCGCCGTTGCTAAGCGCGCTCGGCCTGGAAGGGGCGGGGTTTCCAAAGTTCGCGGCGCGGCTGGTGTTCGAGCTGTGGAACGGCCCGGAAGCGAAAGACAGAGATAGAAAGAGCGATAGAAAGAGAGGGAAGGGGCTGGAGAACGCGTTCATCCGCGTTCTCTATAACGGAGAGGACTTGACCTTTGACACAGCCTTCTGCCGCGGCCACAATCGACACTCTGCTCAGCCACTGTGCCCTCTGGGTAATTTCCTGTCGTTTGTGAGAAATGACATGTTTAACATCGTCAACGCGACGAGCTACCAGCAGGCCTGCCACCAAATTGTACTGTGA
- the pxylp1 gene encoding 2-phosphoxylose phosphatase 1 isoform X2, protein MRCKHTHTHKHTHAHARFNISRMSVAVRINQLTVILLSVHLIPTNPVAEQRSLGKSRKRVNPVLHTEPPAPDPIRDTHQYCNYPNLTEHGWEGHSPADYRLLSVHVMIRHGDRFPLYSIPKTKKPAIDCVLSEKRKPSHPLLASFIGHMALGGRGHWDASLGSLPRLPNHSTCEMGELTQTGVVQHLKNGDHLRQAYIKRHNLLTADWSPRQLWVETTGKSRTLQSGLAFLFGFLPRFDWSRLTVRQQWSTLFCGSSCDCPARNRYLDHEQRRQYRQRTADTELERTYVTMAKMLGVATKILRAANPVDALLCHFCHGLPFPCSSAKTTSNAPDEGACLTLQHFAVIRRQQKDDELERRGAGLYRRYAVLAAHPYLNRTATRMERIARGSQARKGKEEAAFALASAHDVTMAPLLSALGLEGAGFPKFAARLVFELWNGPEAKDRDRKSDRKRGKGLENAFIRVLYNGEDLTFDTAFCRGHNRHSAQPLCPLGNFLSFVRNDMFNIVNATSYQQACHQIVL, encoded by the exons ATGAGgtgcaagcacacacacacacacaaacacacacatgcacatgcccGCTTTAACATCTCCAGAATGTCCGTCGCTGTGCGTATAAACCAGCTAACCGTTATACTTCTGTCTG TGCACCTCATTCCAACCAATCCGGTGGCAGAGCAAAGATCGCTCGGTAAAAGCAGAAAGCGGGTGAATCCGGTCCTCCACACGGAGCCTCCCGCCCCAGACCCAATCCGAGACACTCACCAGTACTGCAATTACCCCAACCTCACGGAGCACGGCTGGGAGG gTCACAGTCCGGCTGACTACAGGCTGCTGTCCGTACATGTGATGATCCGGCATGGAGACCGCTTCCCTCTGTACTCCATCCCCAAAACCAAGAAGCCTGCCATAGACTGTGTCCTATCAGAGAAGAG AAAGCCCTCTCACCCCCTCCTGGCCTCCTTTATTGGTCACATGGCTCTGGGTGGGCGTGGTCACTGGGACGCATCACTGGGTTCTCTGCCCCGGTTACCCAATCACAGCACCTGTGAAATGGGAGAGCTTACACAGACag GAGTCGTACAGCACTTAAAAAACGGCGATCATCTTCGTCAGGCTTACATCAAGCGCCACAATCTGCTCACTGCTGATTGGTCGCCGCGGCAGTTGTGGGTGGAGACTACAGGTAAAAGCCGCACCCTTCAGAGTGGACTGGCCTTCCTCTTCGGCTTCCTGCCACGTTTCGATTGGTCACGGCTGACGGTAAGACAGCAGTGGAGTACTCTGTTCTGCGGTTCCTCGTGCGACTGTCCCGCTCGCAACCGGTACCTGGACCATGAGCAGCGCAGGCAGTATCGGCAGAGGACTGCAGACACAGAACTGGAGCGTACGTACGTCACCATGGCGAAGATGTTGGGCGTGGCCACAAAAATCCTGAGGGCGGCCAATCCGGTGGATGCGTTGCTGTGTCACTTTTGTCACGGCCTTCCTTTTCCGTGCTCTAGCGCAAAGACTACGTCAAACGCTCCGGATGAGGGGGCGTGTCTCACGCTACAGCACTTTGCTGTGATTCGCCGGCAGCAGAAGGATGACGAGCTGGAGCGGCGGGGGGCCGGGCTTTACCGGCGATACGCTGTGCTCGCGGCGCATCCGTACCTCAACCGCACCGCCACGCGGATGGAGAGGATCGCCAGGGGAAGCCAGGCGCGCAAAGGCAAGGAAGAGGCGGCCTTCGCTTTAGCGTCTGCTCACGACGTCACAATGGCGCCGTTGCTAAGCGCGCTCGGCCTGGAAGGGGCGGGGTTTCCAAAGTTCGCGGCGCGGCTGGTGTTCGAGCTGTGGAACGGCCCGGAAGCGAAAGACAGAGATAGAAAGAGCGATAGAAAGAGAGGGAAGGGGCTGGAGAACGCGTTCATCCGCGTTCTCTATAACGGAGAGGACTTGACCTTTGACACAGCCTTCTGCCGCGGCCACAATCGACACTCTGCTCAGCCACTGTGCCCTCTGGGTAATTTCCTGTCGTTTGTGAGAAATGACATGTTTAACATCGTCAACGCGACGAGCTACCAGCAGGCCTGCCACCAAATTGTACTGTGA